A part of Tachyglossus aculeatus isolate mTacAcu1 unplaced genomic scaffold, mTacAcu1.pri SUPER_34, whole genome shotgun sequence genomic DNA contains:
- the GALK1 gene encoding galactokinase isoform X1 — protein MATPRAPEVGELLEAARRAFRDQFGHQPRLAASAPGRVNLIGEHTDYNQGLVLPMALQLVTVLVGSPREDGLVSLRTISPATDEPRSLSFPMPTAERPLEPGKPHWANYIKGVIQHYPAGPLPGFNAVVASSVPLGGGLSSSAALEVATYTFLQQLCPDSGPVVARAQVCQRAEHSFAGVPCGIMDQLISVLGQEDHALLIDCRTLEARPVPMSDPNLAVLITNSNVRHALGSSEYPVRRRQCEQAARALGKESLRDLSSEQLEAGKGLLSEVEFRRARHVVGEIGRTAQAATALGAGDYATFGRLMVESHNSLRDDYEVSCPELDQLVALALAVPGVYGSRMTGGGFGGCTVTLLPADAAPRAMQHIQEHYEGTATFYLSQAAAGARVHPL, from the exons ATGGCCACCCCGCGGGCCCCGGAGGTCGGGGAGCTGCTGGAGGCGGCCCGCCGGGCCTTCCGGGACCAATTCGGGCACCAACCCCGGCTGGCAGCCTCCGCACCGGGCAGGGTCAACCTGATCGGGGAGCACACGGACTACAACCAGGGCCTGGTGCTGCCCATG GCCCTGCAGCTGGTGACAGTGCTGGTGGGCAGCCCCCGGGAGGACGGGCTAGTCTCCCTGCGGACCATCTCGCCGGCCACCGATGAGCCCCGAAGCCTAAGCTTCCCCATGCCGACGGCCGAGCGGCCCCTGGAGCCCGGAAAGCCCCACTGGGCCAACTACATCAAGGGGGTGATCCAGCACTACCCAG ccggccccctccccgggtTCAACGCGGTGGTCGCCAGCTCCGTGCCCCTGGGTGGGGGTCTCTCCAGCTCAGCAGCCCTCGAAGTGGCGACCTACACTTTCCTGCAGCAGCTCTGCCCAG ACTCTGGGCCAGTGGTGGCCCGGGCACAGGTGTGCCAGCGGGCGGAGCACAGCTTCGCGGGGGTGCCCTGTGGCATCATGGACCAGCTCATCTCCGTGCTTGGGCAGGAGGACCACGCGCTGCTCATCGACTGCAG GACCCTGGAGGCCCGCCCGGTGCCCATGTCTGACCCGAATCTAGCAGTACTCATCACCAATTCCAACGTGCGCCACGCGTTGGGTTCCAGCGAGTACCCGGTCCGCCGGCGCCAGTGCGAGCAGGCCGCCAGGGCTCTGGGCAAGGAGAGCCTGCGGGATCTTTCCTCCGAACAGCTCGAGG CCGGGAAGGGGCTGCTGAGCGAGGTGGAGTTCCGGCGGGCTCGGCACGTCGTCGGGGAGATCGGGCGCACGGCCCAGGCTGCGACGGCGTTGGGTGCTGGGGACTATGCCACCTTTGGCCGCCTCATGGTGGAAAGCCACAACTCCCTCCG GGACGACTATGAGGTGAGCTGCCCGGAACTGGACCAGCTGGTGGCTCTGGCCCTGGCCGTGCCCGGCGTGTATGGCAGCCGCATGACCGGTGGCGGGTTTGGGGGCTGCACGGTCACCCTCCTGCCAGCCGACGCGGCCCCCCGCGCCATGCAGCATATCCAG GAGCACTACGAGGGCACTGCCACCTTCTATCTCTCGCAGGCGGCCGCTGGGGCCAGGGTGCACCCCCTGTGA